AGAATGCTTGCAATGAAGCAGGATGATAATGATGAAGTCATCTACATTCTGCCTGGTGGGAGCCAGAATGCAGGTGAAACCCTGACGGATGCGGTGAAGCGTGAAGTTGCGGAAGAAATCGGAATAGATGTAGAACCGTTATCACTGGAATTCGTAATTGAAGGGGTATACGGTGAAGCTCTTCATCGTGTAGATTTTGTTTTTTTATGCGAGTACATAGGTTTGATGGACCAAGATAGTTCTATTCTGCCAAGTGACGAAAATCAGGTGGAATTTGAATGGCTCGAAATTAAAAATATATACGAACTACCTTTATTTCCTGCAAA
This Paenibacillus xylanexedens DNA region includes the following protein-coding sequences:
- a CDS encoding NUDIX domain-containing protein; this encodes MERKIRNSAKALIIKDGRMLAMKQDDNDEVIYILPGGSQNAGETLTDAVKREVAEEIGIDVEPLSLEFVIEGVYGEALHRVDFVFLCEYIGLMDQDSSILPSDENQVEFEWLEIKNIYELPLFPAKLRKQIIRLVEGEKTVMYLGNEEDDDLNS